From the Deltaproteobacteria bacterium genome, one window contains:
- a CDS encoding transposase, protein WMLRRHEEGILAYFDIRIDNGIVEAMNNNAKTISHRARRIQK, encoded by the coding sequence TTGGATGCTCAGACGTCATGAAGAAGGGATCCTCGCCTACTTTGATATTCGAATCGACAACGGCATTGTCGAAGCCATGAATAACAACGCCAAGACGATCAGCCATAGAGCCCGGAGGATACAGAAGTGA